The following proteins are co-located in the Nocardia bhagyanarayanae genome:
- a CDS encoding AI-2E family transporter → MSADDEDSTNPKSDAGDSASRESGAPRNRVPGPKEPRPEASGPTKPRSGTADHPAPTAPKPEAPSSEKRKPASDRGGVLTDLSAGPPPWLLRAFLLAAATIAGLIFGFWVLQRLQGLLTVLMVSLFLAFAIEPAVNWLAARGVRRGLATGVVFLGLLLIVGGFVWTLGSLLVDQVTTLVQNAPEYADRVVDWVNQTFNTELSGTDIQKYATEWSDQIEGYLVGLAENAWGIGTAAIGALFQILGVLLFTYYFAADGPRFRNAMSSLLPPHRQRHVLRAWDIAVEKTGGYIYSRGLLAVCSTLAHYVVLRVLDVPSAFALALWVGVVSQFIPTVGTYLAGALPVIVALVNGGPGDGLWILGFIVLYQQFENYVLQPRITATTLDMHPAVAFGAVIAGAALLGPTGALLAIPVTATVQAFAGAYIRRYEVETDVEAPAPEPTKPNGRKRMRELMLRLTRAQR, encoded by the coding sequence GTGTCCGCGGATGACGAAGACTCGACCAACCCGAAGTCCGATGCGGGAGATTCCGCCTCGCGCGAGTCCGGCGCACCACGTAACCGGGTGCCCGGCCCGAAGGAGCCGCGCCCCGAAGCATCCGGACCGACGAAGCCGCGTTCCGGGACAGCGGATCACCCAGCGCCGACCGCACCGAAACCCGAAGCGCCGAGCTCGGAGAAGCGCAAGCCCGCATCGGACCGCGGCGGAGTGCTCACCGACCTCTCGGCCGGTCCACCCCCTTGGCTGCTGCGCGCCTTCCTGCTCGCCGCCGCGACGATCGCGGGCCTGATCTTCGGATTCTGGGTGTTGCAGCGACTCCAGGGTCTGCTCACCGTGCTGATGGTCTCGCTGTTCCTCGCCTTCGCCATCGAACCCGCGGTCAACTGGCTCGCCGCGCGCGGCGTGCGGCGCGGGCTCGCGACGGGCGTGGTGTTCCTCGGCCTGCTGCTGATAGTCGGCGGGTTCGTGTGGACGCTCGGCTCGCTGCTCGTCGACCAGGTGACCACGCTGGTGCAGAACGCGCCCGAGTACGCCGACCGCGTCGTCGACTGGGTCAACCAGACGTTCAACACCGAGCTCTCCGGCACCGACATCCAGAAATACGCGACGGAGTGGAGCGACCAGATCGAGGGCTACCTGGTCGGCTTGGCCGAAAACGCCTGGGGCATCGGCACGGCCGCGATCGGCGCGCTCTTCCAGATCCTCGGTGTGCTGCTGTTCACCTACTACTTCGCCGCCGACGGTCCGCGCTTCCGCAACGCCATGTCCTCGCTGCTTCCACCGCACCGTCAGCGACACGTGCTGCGCGCCTGGGACATCGCGGTCGAGAAGACCGGCGGCTACATCTACTCACGCGGCCTGCTCGCCGTCTGCTCGACACTTGCGCACTACGTGGTGCTGCGAGTGCTCGACGTGCCATCGGCGTTCGCGCTCGCGCTGTGGGTCGGCGTTGTCTCCCAGTTCATTCCGACCGTCGGCACCTACCTGGCCGGCGCCCTTCCGGTGATCGTCGCCTTGGTGAACGGCGGCCCCGGTGACGGGCTGTGGATCCTCGGATTCATCGTCCTGTACCAGCAATTCGAGAACTACGTCCTGCAACCGCGCATCACCGCCACCACCCTCGACATGCATCCCGCAGTCGCCTTCGGCGCGGTGATCGCGGGCGCCGCGCTACTCGGCCCGACGGGCGCGTTGCTCGCCATCCCCGTCACCGCCACCGTGCAAGCCTTCGCGGGCGCCTATATCCGCCGCTACGAGGTCGAAACCGACGTGGAAGCGCCGGCTCCCGAACCGACGAAGCCGAACGGCCGAAAAAGAATGCGCGAGCTCATGCTTCGGCTCACCCGCGCCCAGCGCTGA
- a CDS encoding TetR-like C-terminal domain-containing protein: MANPQIRGARLRQAVLDATLARIESVGIDQVRIADVADAAGVHETSIYRRWKTLPKLLIDALLARLDAEIPIADTGSARADLEAFLADLIRFAETPSGAALIRGTAIADNDPEVAEARRQFWVTRLSASEEIVRRGMARGELAPTTDPRLIMLTLGGLVHLQVTHLGGAIPAAWARDAVDLVLSGAAAR, translated from the coding sequence ATGGCGAACCCCCAGATCCGCGGCGCGCGATTGCGTCAGGCCGTGCTCGACGCGACGCTGGCGCGCATCGAGTCCGTCGGCATCGACCAGGTGCGCATCGCCGACGTGGCCGACGCCGCAGGCGTGCACGAGACCTCGATCTATCGCCGCTGGAAGACGCTGCCCAAACTGCTGATCGACGCCCTGCTCGCACGCTTGGACGCGGAGATACCGATCGCCGACACCGGCTCGGCCCGCGCCGATCTGGAGGCTTTCCTCGCCGATCTGATCCGGTTCGCCGAGACGCCCTCCGGCGCCGCGCTGATTCGCGGAACCGCCATCGCCGACAACGATCCCGAGGTGGCCGAGGCGCGCAGGCAATTCTGGGTGACTCGGCTCTCCGCCTCGGAGGAGATCGTTCGCCGCGGGATGGCGCGCGGCGAACTCGCGCCGACCACCGATCCGAGGCTGATCATGCTCACGCTCGGCGGCTTGGTGCACTTGCAGGTCACCCACCTCGGCGGCGCGATTCCGGCCGCGTGGGCCCGCGACGCCGTCGATCTCGTGCTCAGCGGAGCGGCGGCGCGCTGA
- a CDS encoding vitamin K epoxide reductase family protein, whose product MIAAPPRSAWLLLICGLAGWLASMALTIERFKLFTDPDYRPSCSINPILSCGSVMVTDQASVFGFPNPLMGIVAFSVVVTLGVLAVAGLGFPKWIWGGLWLGTVAGIGFVCWLIFQSLYRINALCPYCMVVWAIVTPLFAVATDQLWGRSSGPLGVLAEWRWTIVALFYAVVLLLIFLRFQDYWLSLF is encoded by the coding sequence GTGATCGCCGCGCCACCCCGGTCCGCCTGGCTGCTGCTGATCTGCGGCCTGGCGGGCTGGCTCGCCTCGATGGCGCTGACCATCGAGCGGTTCAAGCTCTTCACCGATCCCGACTACCGGCCCTCGTGCAGCATCAATCCGATCCTGTCCTGCGGCTCGGTCATGGTGACGGATCAAGCGTCGGTGTTCGGGTTTCCGAACCCGCTGATGGGCATCGTCGCCTTCTCCGTGGTCGTCACCCTCGGCGTTCTCGCGGTCGCCGGGCTCGGGTTCCCGAAGTGGATCTGGGGTGGCCTGTGGCTGGGCACGGTGGCGGGCATCGGCTTCGTCTGCTGGCTCATCTTCCAGAGCCTGTACCGCATCAACGCGCTGTGCCCGTACTGCATGGTTGTCTGGGCGATCGTCACGCCGCTGTTCGCGGTGGCCACCGATCAGCTGTGGGGTCGTTCGAGCGGCCCGCTCGGCGTGCTCGCCGAATGGCGCTGGACCATCGTCGCGCTCTTCTACGCGGTGGTGCTGCTGCTGATCTTCCTGCGTTTCCAGGACTACTGGCTGAGCCTGTTCTGA
- a CDS encoding NAD(P)-dependent alcohol dehydrogenase, with product MSTAAAAYALPAPDGAFEKVTIERRELGPHDVLIDVKYAGICHSDIHTARDEWGGTRYPCVPGHEIAGLVAAVGSAVSKYKVGDRVGVGCMVDSCGKCAPCLADEEQYCQAGATMTYNSVVDPAVQPGGYTLGGYSTQVVVTENFVVSIPEGIGLDVAAPLLCAGVTLFSPLRHWQAGPGKRVAIIGMGGLGHVGVKIAAAMGAEVTVLSHSLSKQEDGKRFGAHHYYATGDRQTFRELRGRFDLILNTVSADLPLDDYMKLLNLDGTLVILGLPENPMTIKPFTLAGYRRSLAGSMIGGIAQTQEMLDFCAQHGIGAEIELISADEIDNAYDRVVASDVRYRFVIDTATM from the coding sequence ATGAGCACCGCTGCCGCCGCCTACGCCCTGCCCGCTCCGGACGGAGCCTTCGAGAAGGTCACCATCGAGCGCAGGGAGCTCGGTCCGCACGACGTGCTGATCGACGTCAAGTACGCGGGCATCTGCCACTCGGACATCCACACCGCGCGCGACGAATGGGGCGGCACCCGCTACCCCTGCGTGCCCGGCCACGAGATCGCGGGCCTGGTCGCGGCGGTCGGCTCGGCGGTGAGCAAGTACAAGGTCGGCGACCGGGTCGGCGTCGGCTGCATGGTCGACTCCTGCGGCAAGTGCGCCCCGTGTCTGGCCGACGAGGAGCAGTACTGCCAGGCCGGCGCCACCATGACCTACAACTCCGTCGTCGACCCCGCGGTGCAGCCCGGCGGCTACACCCTGGGCGGCTACTCCACCCAGGTCGTTGTCACCGAGAACTTCGTTGTATCCATCCCGGAAGGCATCGGCCTCGACGTGGCCGCGCCGCTGCTGTGCGCGGGCGTCACCCTCTTCTCGCCGCTGCGGCACTGGCAGGCCGGACCGGGCAAGCGCGTCGCGATCATCGGCATGGGCGGGCTCGGACACGTCGGCGTGAAGATCGCCGCGGCGATGGGCGCGGAGGTCACCGTCCTCAGCCACTCGCTGAGCAAGCAGGAAGACGGCAAGCGGTTCGGCGCGCACCACTACTACGCCACCGGCGACCGGCAGACCTTCCGCGAACTGCGCGGCCGCTTCGACCTGATCCTCAACACCGTCTCGGCCGACCTCCCGCTGGACGACTACATGAAACTGCTGAACCTGGACGGCACACTGGTCATCCTCGGCCTCCCCGAGAACCCGATGACCATCAAGCCGTTCACCCTCGCCGGTTACCGCAGGTCGCTGGCGGGTTCCATGATCGGCGGCATCGCGCAGACGCAGGAAATGCTCGACTTCTGCGCCCAGCACGGCATCGGCGCGGAAATCGAGTTGATCTCCGCGGACGAGATCGACAACGCATACGACCGGGTCGTGGCGAGCGACGTGCGGTACCGGTTCGTGATCGATACGGCGACGATGTAA
- a CDS encoding TetR/AcrR family transcriptional regulator: MAGRARDNRIDAAVLTAARELLDENGYAELTIGGVATRSGIHRPAIYRRWPSKRHLVVAVVADLLGLRPTANTGDLRADLTAAMRDLVAALRDTSLDRVLPALLADLANDPELREHFLAVVFEPRRRTTETALRAAIERGEVRPEIDMDFVLDAVAAPIYFRALFGHLPLDDELAESSVDAVLGLIVR, translated from the coding sequence ATGGCGGGGCGGGCGCGCGACAACCGGATCGACGCCGCGGTCTTGACGGCCGCGCGAGAACTGCTGGACGAGAACGGATATGCCGAGCTGACGATCGGCGGTGTGGCGACGCGGTCGGGAATTCACCGACCCGCGATCTATCGGCGTTGGCCGTCCAAGCGGCATCTGGTCGTGGCGGTGGTCGCCGATCTGCTCGGCCTGCGGCCCACTGCGAACACGGGGGATCTGCGGGCCGACCTGACCGCGGCGATGCGGGATTTGGTTGCGGCCCTGCGCGATACATCGCTCGATCGCGTGCTGCCCGCGCTGCTCGCGGACCTGGCCAATGACCCAGAACTGCGCGAGCACTTCCTTGCCGTCGTCTTCGAGCCGCGGCGGCGGACCACCGAGACCGCGCTGCGCGCGGCGATCGAACGCGGCGAGGTGCGCCCCGAGATCGACATGGACTTCGTGCTGGATGCCGTCGCGGCGCCCATCTACTTCCGCGCGCTGTTCGGTCATCTGCCGCTGGACGACGAACTCGCCGAGTCTTCGGTGGACGCGGTTCTGGGTCTGATCGTCCGGTGA
- a CDS encoding thioredoxin domain-containing protein, with the protein MSNNPGRTNPLLKAERADRNRKILIQVAVAAVLIGLVAAIGIGLAVKKAEKDDPGPTPSIAAAQAPGAVTGSITDNGSIRVGKPEAKVTVRVVADLQCPACKAFEATYGQLLEDAVANGTAAVEYNIISFLDKASTTEYSTRAANASYCVAQQDPTKYQAWLKAMFAQQPPEGGNGLTDQQLIEIAKSVGYTEDVASCITDRTYDKYVASTTNQAFDGGIQSTPTVFVDGKQVNPSALQQAIATAAAGQ; encoded by the coding sequence GTGAGCAACAACCCGGGACGGACGAATCCGCTGCTGAAGGCGGAGCGCGCCGACCGTAACCGCAAGATCCTCATCCAGGTGGCGGTGGCCGCCGTGCTGATCGGCCTGGTCGCCGCGATCGGCATCGGACTCGCGGTCAAGAAGGCGGAGAAGGACGACCCGGGCCCCACCCCGAGCATCGCCGCCGCGCAGGCGCCGGGAGCCGTCACCGGATCCATCACCGACAATGGCTCGATCCGCGTCGGCAAGCCGGAGGCCAAGGTCACCGTCCGGGTGGTCGCCGACTTGCAGTGCCCCGCGTGCAAGGCGTTCGAGGCCACCTACGGCCAGCTGCTGGAAGACGCGGTCGCCAACGGCACCGCCGCGGTCGAATACAACATCATCTCGTTCCTGGACAAGGCCTCCACCACGGAGTACTCGACCCGCGCGGCCAACGCCTCCTACTGCGTCGCCCAGCAGGACCCGACCAAGTACCAGGCGTGGCTGAAGGCGATGTTCGCCCAGCAGCCGCCGGAGGGCGGCAACGGCCTGACCGACCAGCAGCTCATCGAGATCGCGAAGTCCGTCGGCTACACCGAGGACGTCGCGAGCTGCATCACCGACCGCACCTACGACAAGTACGTCGCGTCGACCACCAACCAGGCCTTCGACGGCGGTATCCAGTCCACGCCGACGGTCTTCGTGGACGGCAAGCAGGTCAACCCGAGCGCGCTCCAGCAGGCCATCGCAACGGCGGCCGCGGGCCAGTGA
- a CDS encoding S1C family serine protease, with protein MDDGRRGSGGGRALALIVVAVLGLAGFLGYRGELPGWPLFTGPGTAIAPMPPAPAPPLDRAAVAAAVEPAMVHISTATETFGQGAAGSGIVLTAEGQVLTSHHVVKGADTVTVTSVGTGQVWSATVLGYDSGVDIALLELPGAAGLTVARLGNSADVRLHDEVLAIGNAGGAGGTPTSITGNVTDLDSTIVALNSADLSRKALSGMLEIAAAVSSGQSGGALADWRGAIIGVITAASGEHDPEVDREPNGYAVPIDTAMRVVRQIRSGTPTDTVHIGPTATLGVLISDARPSGARIDVAIYGSPAHAAGLADGEVITSIDGRAITSARALRAAINVRKPDETVRLGVLGPGGVERTVTVVLGKGAPN; from the coding sequence ATGGACGACGGACGACGCGGAAGCGGCGGCGGGCGTGCGCTCGCGCTGATCGTGGTCGCCGTGCTCGGGCTGGCGGGCTTCCTCGGTTACCGCGGTGAACTGCCGGGCTGGCCGCTGTTCACCGGCCCGGGCACCGCCATCGCGCCGATGCCGCCCGCACCGGCGCCCCCGCTGGACCGGGCGGCGGTCGCGGCCGCTGTGGAACCGGCCATGGTGCACATCAGCACCGCCACCGAGACGTTCGGTCAGGGCGCGGCCGGATCGGGCATCGTGCTCACCGCCGAGGGACAGGTGCTGACCAGCCATCACGTGGTCAAGGGCGCCGACACGGTCACCGTGACCTCGGTCGGCACCGGGCAGGTCTGGTCGGCAACGGTGCTCGGCTACGACTCCGGCGTCGACATCGCCCTGCTCGAGCTGCCCGGCGCCGCCGGACTCACCGTCGCCCGGCTCGGCAATTCCGCCGACGTGCGGTTGCACGACGAGGTGCTCGCCATCGGCAACGCGGGCGGCGCGGGCGGCACGCCGACGTCGATCACCGGGAATGTCACCGATCTCGACAGCACGATCGTCGCGCTGAACTCCGCCGACCTGTCCCGCAAGGCGCTGTCGGGCATGTTGGAGATCGCAGCAGCTGTCAGTTCCGGGCAGTCCGGGGGAGCGCTCGCCGATTGGCGCGGCGCGATCATCGGCGTGATCACCGCCGCGTCGGGTGAGCACGATCCGGAGGTCGACCGCGAGCCCAACGGGTACGCGGTGCCGATCGACACCGCTATGCGGGTGGTGCGCCAGATCCGTTCCGGCACGCCGACCGACACGGTGCACATCGGCCCGACCGCGACGCTCGGCGTGCTGATCTCCGACGCGAGACCCAGCGGCGCGCGCATCGATGTCGCGATCTACGGCAGCCCGGCCCACGCGGCGGGACTCGCCGACGGTGAGGTGATCACCTCGATCGACGGCCGGGCGATCACCAGCGCCCGCGCCCTGCGCGCGGCGATCAACGTGCGCAAACCCGATGAGACGGTGCGCCTCGGCGTGCTCGGCCCCGGCGGCGTCGAGCGGACGGTGACCGTCGTGCTCGGCAAGGGCGCGCCGAACTGA
- a CDS encoding 3-hydroxybutyryl-CoA dehydrogenase has protein sequence MSSEKIQRVGVIGAGQMGAGIAEVCARAHVDVLVYEQTRELAAAGRARILRSLDRGVSSGKITEREREQAAWRLRFTSDLGDFADRQLVVEAVLENEEVKTSIFAELDKVVTDPNAVLASNTSSIPIMKIAVATANPERVVGMHFFNPVPVLPLVELVTTLKTSEAVSQRAEAFAGDVLGKQVVRSADRSGFVVNALLVPYLLSSIRMVESGFATKEDVDKAMVLGCAHPMGPLALTDLVGLDTVKSIADSMYAEFKEPLYSAPPLLMRMVEAGLLGKKTGAGFYQYNSPASPRN, from the coding sequence CGCCGGACAGATGGGTGCCGGAATCGCGGAGGTGTGCGCCCGGGCGCACGTCGACGTGCTCGTCTACGAACAGACCCGGGAACTAGCGGCCGCCGGCCGCGCCCGCATCCTGCGCTCGCTGGATCGCGGCGTGAGCAGCGGCAAGATCACCGAGCGCGAGCGTGAGCAGGCCGCGTGGCGGCTGCGCTTCACCTCCGACCTCGGCGACTTCGCCGACCGTCAGCTGGTCGTCGAGGCCGTGCTGGAGAACGAAGAGGTCAAGACCTCGATCTTCGCCGAGCTCGACAAGGTCGTCACCGACCCGAACGCGGTGCTGGCCTCCAACACCTCCTCCATCCCGATCATGAAGATCGCCGTCGCGACCGCGAACCCCGAGCGCGTCGTCGGCATGCACTTCTTCAACCCCGTGCCGGTGCTGCCGCTGGTCGAGCTGGTCACCACCCTCAAGACCAGCGAGGCGGTCTCCCAGCGCGCCGAGGCCTTCGCCGGTGACGTGCTCGGCAAGCAGGTCGTCCGCTCGGCCGACCGCTCCGGCTTCGTCGTCAACGCGCTGCTGGTGCCGTACCTGCTGTCCTCCATCCGCATGGTCGAATCCGGTTTCGCGACAAAGGAAGACGTCGACAAGGCCATGGTGCTCGGCTGCGCCCACCCGATGGGCCCGCTGGCGCTGACCGACCTCGTCGGTCTGGACACCGTCAAGTCGATCGCCGACTCGATGTACGCGGAATTCAAGGAGCCCCTCTACTCCGCGCCTCCGCTGCTGATGCGCATGGTCGAGGCGGGCCTGCTCGGCAAGAAGACCGGCGCGGGCTTCTACCAGTACAACTCCCCCGCCTCTCCGCGTAATTAG
- a CDS encoding VOC family protein translates to MAVDERAWPDSLRVAQVRIARPTDRLDEVVRFYVEGVGLRELYRFENHAGYDGVMLGLPGADYHLEFTSHVDGSPGDAPSSENLLVLYFEGEAQMYDAAQRLGEYGVEPVSLENPYWAANGDLGFPDPDGWLVVLMPRPVF, encoded by the coding sequence ATGGCTGTGGATGAACGAGCGTGGCCCGATTCGCTACGGGTCGCGCAGGTCCGGATCGCTCGGCCGACGGATCGGCTCGACGAGGTGGTGCGGTTCTATGTCGAGGGGGTCGGGCTGCGGGAGCTGTACCGATTCGAGAACCACGCGGGGTACGACGGCGTGATGCTCGGTCTGCCCGGCGCGGACTATCACCTGGAGTTCACCTCGCATGTGGACGGAAGTCCTGGAGACGCACCGAGTTCCGAGAATCTACTGGTCCTCTACTTCGAGGGTGAAGCGCAGATGTACGACGCGGCGCAGCGGCTCGGCGAATACGGCGTCGAGCCGGTGTCGCTCGAGAATCCGTACTGGGCGGCCAACGGCGACTTGGGCTTTCCCGATCCGGACGGCTGGCTGGTCGTGTTGATGCCGCGGCCGGTGTTCTGA
- the metE gene encoding 5-methyltetrahydropteroyltriglutamate--homocysteine S-methyltransferase, with protein MVNVTDGYGSSILGYPRIGPHRELKRALESYWRGSLSRAELLAVGRDIQEQQFSELAATGLTQVPGNTFSFYDHVLDNALMFGAVPKRFQPYRDVMEPLDFYFLMARGRPDLPPLELVRYIDTNYHYRQPELDAETEFSLHPEALLDEFDRAKAQGIELRPVMLGPLSLLLLSKAGQVPGEPEFDTLTLLDKLLPVYEELFEILAKRGATCVQLDEPMFTAERSDAELAAFERAYQRLSHAPLRPRMLVTGQYGDFGPALTILAASNVEAIGLDLASHRIRPDDLAEVPGIRRKRLYAGVISGRNVWRADRYVTLEYLNELAKVCPDLVVSTGSTLLHVPYDLLVEYDIEGNVADRLAFAKQKVGEVVSLAKALTEGPSDKWRKRPTEVHFKQKHAVRQRVYAITPQMREREPYAQRRIAQQAKLNLPPVPTTTLGSFPQTDRIRQARYELGEGRLSYEEYRKRIEAEIEATIRLQEDIGLDVLVHGEHERNDMIQYFAELLDGFATTHFGWVQVYGSRCVRPPIIYGDVSRPAPMSVDWITYAQSLTDKPVKGMVTGPVTMIARSFVRQDQPLHETADQVALAIRDEVVDLERAGISIIQVDEPAIREMLPLRDIGRAEYLRWAVGAFRLATSGVRPETQIHTHIGYSGRAEVVEAIEQLDADVTAIVATRSIEWVLKVLKEDCASGHGLSHGVGPGVYESRSARIPDIDELDELLTAAAEAVTPERLWANPDGGLKTRHYWQLEPSLRNMVAAARRIRRRIPAAE; from the coding sequence ATGGTCAACGTCACGGATGGCTACGGGTCGAGCATTCTGGGTTATCCCAGGATCGGGCCGCACCGGGAACTCAAGCGGGCACTGGAGTCCTACTGGCGCGGTTCGCTCTCGCGCGCGGAACTGCTCGCGGTCGGCCGCGACATCCAGGAGCAGCAGTTCAGCGAACTGGCGGCCACCGGACTCACCCAGGTGCCCGGCAACACCTTCTCCTTCTACGACCACGTCCTCGACAACGCGCTGATGTTCGGCGCGGTGCCGAAGCGGTTCCAGCCCTACCGGGACGTCATGGAGCCTCTGGACTTCTACTTCCTGATGGCGCGCGGCCGGCCCGATCTGCCGCCGCTGGAGCTGGTGCGCTACATCGACACCAACTACCACTACCGCCAGCCTGAGCTGGACGCCGAGACCGAGTTCTCGCTACATCCCGAGGCCCTGCTCGACGAATTCGACCGTGCCAAGGCGCAAGGCATCGAGCTGCGGCCGGTCATGCTCGGTCCGCTCTCGCTGCTGCTGCTCTCCAAGGCGGGGCAGGTGCCCGGCGAGCCCGAGTTCGACACGCTCACCCTCTTGGACAAGCTGCTCCCGGTCTACGAAGAGCTGTTCGAGATCCTCGCCAAGCGCGGCGCGACCTGCGTCCAGCTGGACGAGCCGATGTTCACCGCCGAGCGCAGCGACGCCGAGCTGGCCGCGTTCGAGCGCGCCTACCAGCGGCTGTCCCACGCGCCGCTGCGGCCGCGGATGCTTGTCACCGGTCAGTACGGCGACTTCGGTCCGGCGCTGACCATTCTCGCCGCGTCCAATGTCGAGGCCATCGGTCTGGACTTGGCCAGCCACCGAATCCGCCCCGACGATCTCGCCGAGGTGCCCGGCATCCGCCGCAAGCGGCTGTACGCGGGCGTGATCAGCGGCCGCAACGTGTGGCGCGCGGACCGCTACGTGACGCTGGAATACCTCAACGAGCTGGCCAAGGTGTGCCCGGATCTGGTCGTCTCCACCGGAAGCACGCTGCTGCACGTGCCCTACGACCTGCTCGTCGAATACGACATCGAGGGCAACGTCGCCGATCGCCTGGCCTTCGCGAAACAGAAGGTGGGCGAGGTGGTTTCGCTCGCCAAGGCGCTCACCGAGGGTCCGTCCGACAAGTGGCGCAAGCGGCCGACGGAGGTCCACTTCAAGCAGAAGCACGCTGTGCGCCAACGGGTTTACGCGATCACGCCGCAGATGCGCGAGCGCGAACCCTACGCGCAGCGCCGAATCGCCCAGCAGGCCAAGCTGAATCTGCCGCCGGTGCCGACCACCACGCTCGGCTCGTTCCCGCAGACCGACCGAATCCGCCAGGCCCGTTACGAATTGGGCGAGGGCAGGTTGTCCTACGAGGAGTACCGCAAGCGGATCGAGGCCGAGATCGAGGCGACGATCCGGTTGCAGGAGGACATCGGCCTGGATGTGCTCGTGCACGGCGAGCACGAGCGCAACGACATGATCCAGTACTTCGCCGAGCTGCTGGACGGCTTCGCGACCACCCACTTCGGCTGGGTGCAGGTCTACGGGTCTCGTTGCGTGCGACCGCCGATCATCTACGGCGACGTCTCGCGTCCCGCGCCGATGTCGGTGGACTGGATCACCTACGCCCAGTCGCTCACCGACAAGCCGGTCAAGGGCATGGTCACCGGCCCGGTCACCATGATCGCGCGGTCGTTCGTGCGCCAGGACCAGCCGCTGCACGAGACGGCCGACCAGGTCGCACTGGCGATCCGTGACGAGGTGGTGGACCTGGAGCGCGCGGGCATCTCGATCATCCAGGTGGACGAGCCCGCGATCCGAGAAATGTTGCCGCTGCGCGACATCGGGCGCGCTGAGTACCTGCGCTGGGCGGTCGGCGCGTTCCGGCTGGCGACCTCGGGTGTTCGGCCGGAGACTCAGATCCACACGCACATCGGTTATTCCGGCCGCGCCGAAGTGGTGGAAGCCATCGAGCAGCTCGACGCCGACGTCACCGCGATCGTCGCGACCCGCTCCATCGAGTGGGTGCTCAAGGTGCTCAAGGAGGACTGCGCCTCGGGTCACGGATTGAGCCATGGGGTGGGTCCCGGTGTGTACGAAAGCCGTTCCGCCCGTATCCCGGACATCGATGAACTCGACGAGTTGCTGACGGCCGCGGCCGAGGCCGTGACGCCGGAACGGCTGTGGGCCAACCCGGATGGTGGGCTCAAGACGCGGCACTACTGGCAGTTGGAGCCCTCGTTGCGCAATATGGTCGCGGCTGCCCGGCGTATCCGGAGGCGCATTCCGGCGGCCGAATAG